From a region of the Latilactobacillus sakei genome:
- a CDS encoding magnesium transporter MgtC → MLFEVTTVHILIRLALATVIAGIIGSDREYKNRPAGIRTHILVCLGACVIAMIQQEIAAQNVQFALHHLAIATTIRSDQARLIAQVVSGIGFLGAGTIVVTRHKIQGLTTAASLWATAGIGLAIGMGYYQIAVISAFFVIFVIVFLKKIIHINTLKKIEIKYKHKLETKEFIQTYFEEHHIQIRDVNFSVTQNERDTIYTNVYRIEIPRDMQYSEIVEDISMNKNIMTIRMVSI, encoded by the coding sequence ATTTTGTTTGAAGTAACAACAGTTCATATTTTAATCCGGTTAGCTTTAGCGACAGTGATTGCAGGGATTATCGGATCAGATCGCGAATATAAAAATCGTCCAGCGGGGATTCGAACGCATATTCTTGTTTGTTTAGGTGCTTGTGTGATTGCAATGATCCAACAGGAGATTGCGGCGCAAAATGTCCAGTTTGCTTTACACCATTTAGCGATTGCCACGACAATTCGTTCTGATCAAGCACGCTTGATTGCTCAAGTTGTTAGTGGGATTGGGTTTTTGGGTGCCGGTACAATTGTGGTAACTCGTCATAAGATTCAGGGACTGACAACGGCAGCCTCACTATGGGCAACCGCGGGCATTGGTTTAGCAATTGGGATGGGCTATTATCAAATTGCCGTCATTAGTGCGTTTTTTGTTATTTTTGTGATTGTCTTTTTAAAGAAAATTATTCATATCAATACGTTGAAGAAGATTGAAATTAAATACAAGCACAAACTAGAAACCAAAGAATTTATCCAAACTTATTTTGAAGAGCACCATATTCAGATTCGGGATGTCAATTTCTCCGTGACTCAAAATGAACGGGATACAATCTATACTAACGTCTACCGGATTGAAATTCCGCGAGATATGCAATATTCAGAAATCGTGGAAGATATCTCGATGAACAAGAATATTATGACAATTAGAATGGTCAGCATTTAA
- a CDS encoding N(4)-(beta-N-acetylglucosaminyl)-L-asparaginase, whose protein sequence is MTYAMIGTWRMAYEGLAKAMTSLETGGKSTDAIEIAIKEVEDYPFFKSVGYGGLPNAQGLVEMDAAFMDGNTFAIGAVAGISDVKNPISVARQLSNDHFNSFLVGAGASQYAMFNGFEARNMLTERAHKLWAKRVQEINEKNLSPYDGHDTVGMVSLDQDAGMAAGTSTSGLFMKKPGRTGDSALSGSGFYVDSDIGGATATGLGEDLMKGCLSYEIVRLMGSGLSPQAACDQAVYPFVEKLKKRYGKVGEFSLIALNNQGEWGVATNVEFTFAAGNDEQPPQIYMANPGPDQTTIIEPISEDWLAAYEKRIKAPID, encoded by the coding sequence ATGACGTATGCAATGATTGGCACATGGCGAATGGCTTATGAAGGATTAGCTAAAGCGATGACGTCGCTCGAAACAGGTGGCAAAAGTACGGACGCAATTGAAATCGCTATCAAAGAAGTTGAAGACTATCCGTTTTTTAAATCGGTTGGCTATGGCGGTTTACCGAATGCACAAGGACTAGTCGAAATGGATGCGGCTTTTATGGATGGTAATACATTTGCGATTGGGGCGGTTGCGGGGATTAGCGATGTTAAAAATCCGATCTCAGTTGCGCGCCAATTGAGTAACGATCATTTTAATAGTTTTCTAGTAGGTGCCGGTGCGTCACAATATGCGATGTTCAACGGCTTTGAAGCACGCAACATGTTAACCGAACGGGCACATAAGTTATGGGCCAAACGCGTTCAAGAAATTAACGAAAAAAATCTTAGTCCTTATGACGGTCACGATACGGTAGGCATGGTGAGCTTGGATCAAGATGCTGGTATGGCGGCCGGGACCTCGACTTCCGGTTTATTCATGAAAAAGCCAGGGCGCACAGGCGATTCAGCGTTATCTGGCAGTGGCTTTTATGTGGATAGCGACATCGGTGGCGCCACCGCAACTGGTTTAGGCGAAGATTTAATGAAGGGCTGTCTCTCCTATGAAATCGTGCGCTTGATGGGTTCGGGATTATCGCCGCAAGCTGCTTGTGATCAAGCGGTTTATCCATTTGTTGAAAAACTTAAGAAACGCTACGGCAAGGTGGGTGAATTCTCACTGATCGCGTTGAATAATCAAGGCGAATGGGGCGTGGCCACCAATGTTGAATTCACTTTTGCAGCGGGAAATGACGAACAGCCACCGCAGATTTATATGGCTAATCCAGGGCCGGATCAGACTACTATTATCGAACCAATTTCCGAAGATTGGTTAGCAGCTTATGAAAAACGAATTAAGGCCCCAATTGATTAG
- a CDS encoding glycine/betaine ABC transporter, whose translation MTIPKLPLASWMDSFVDWLTQFTGFFNGLTNFIGGIINGFQWVFDLIPIWLFIVIIAGVTYFANRDTKKWGLIIFEVAGLLLIWNLDFWRDMTQTLTLVLTSSLISLVIGVPLGIWMAKSDIAQAIFKPILDFMQTMPAFVYLIPAVAFFGIGMVPGVFASVIFAMPPTVRMTNLGIRQVPTELIEAADSYGSTEWQKLIKVQLPLAKSTLMAGVNQSMMLALSMVVIASMIGAMGLGTRVYFAVGRNDAGGGFAAGLAIVILAIIIDRLTQALNRQRQH comes from the coding sequence ATGACAATTCCTAAATTACCCCTTGCTAGTTGGATGGACAGTTTTGTCGATTGGCTAACACAATTTACAGGCTTCTTTAATGGTTTAACAAACTTTATCGGGGGGATTATCAATGGCTTTCAGTGGGTCTTTGATTTAATTCCAATCTGGTTATTTATCGTGATTATCGCGGGTGTCACTTACTTCGCCAATCGTGATACGAAGAAGTGGGGCTTAATCATCTTTGAAGTGGCCGGACTTCTTTTAATCTGGAATTTAGATTTTTGGCGGGATATGACGCAAACGTTAACCCTTGTGTTGACGTCTAGTTTAATCTCATTAGTGATAGGTGTGCCACTGGGGATTTGGATGGCTAAAAGTGATATTGCCCAGGCAATATTCAAACCAATTCTTGATTTCATGCAGACTATGCCAGCCTTTGTTTACTTAATTCCAGCGGTTGCCTTTTTTGGGATTGGGATGGTACCGGGCGTTTTTGCGTCTGTGATTTTTGCGATGCCACCCACAGTTCGGATGACTAACCTTGGGATTCGCCAAGTGCCAACTGAATTAATTGAAGCCGCCGATTCTTATGGTTCAACAGAATGGCAGAAGTTGATTAAAGTGCAATTACCACTTGCCAAATCAACCTTAATGGCCGGCGTTAACCAAAGTATGATGTTAGCTTTATCAATGGTTGTGATTGCCTCGATGATTGGTGCAATGGGTCTTGGAACTCGGGTATACTTCGCCGTTGGTCGGAACGACGCTGGGGGCGGTTTTGCAGCCGGCTTAGCCATCGTTATCTTGGCGATTATCATTGATCGTTTGACACAAGCGCTAAACCGACAACGACAACATTAA
- a CDS encoding GntR family transcriptional regulator, which translates to MAKYLYVEIAEALNEDVRAGIYGVHQKLPSETDLAAQFATTRLTIRKAIDLLEKQQVVVRDRNRGTYVLATEGKISSGASGLVGFTEAAKELHLDASTRVLDLRRAIVYPDYVASKLQLNEQEPVWQIERIRMADNEPMTHEQIYLKQRILPNLTAHEAQGSLYRLIEQEMPIGYAQQELEAVILEPGLSELLETTPGQPAFLAHTVAYSMDGYPIFYDNSHYRADKYTFHNILSRKH; encoded by the coding sequence ATGGCGAAGTATCTATATGTCGAAATTGCAGAAGCGTTAAACGAAGATGTCCGGGCGGGAATCTATGGTGTCCATCAAAAATTACCGTCAGAAACGGACTTAGCCGCGCAGTTTGCGACGACGCGGTTAACAATCCGCAAGGCAATCGACTTACTCGAAAAACAACAAGTTGTCGTCCGTGATCGGAATCGCGGGACCTATGTTTTAGCGACCGAAGGCAAAATTTCGAGTGGGGCCAGCGGGTTAGTGGGCTTTACCGAAGCTGCCAAAGAATTACACTTGGACGCGAGCACGCGGGTGTTAGATCTGCGCCGCGCAATTGTCTATCCAGACTACGTTGCGTCTAAATTACAACTCAACGAGCAAGAACCAGTTTGGCAGATTGAACGCATCCGGATGGCCGATAACGAGCCAATGACGCACGAACAGATTTACCTTAAACAAAGAATACTCCCCAACTTGACGGCCCACGAAGCGCAAGGCTCTCTCTACCGTTTGATTGAACAAGAGATGCCAATTGGTTATGCGCAACAAGAATTAGAAGCCGTTATCTTAGAACCGGGGTTAAGTGAGTTACTAGAAACAACACCAGGTCAGCCCGCCTTTTTGGCGCACACGGTCGCCTATTCGATGGATGGCTACCCGATTTTTTACGATAATTCCCATTATCGGGCTGACAAGTATACGTTCCACAATATCTTGAGTCGTAAACATTAA
- a CDS encoding PTS sugar transporter subunit IIC, with protein sequence MFDKLEKFLMPLAIKLGSNKVLIAIRDGFLITTPLIIVASIFLLIANFPIPHWSEFWGQFLGTGWESWFTNVSRAVFNTVGFFTCFSTAYAYGKQKNTDAIQAAAVALVAFLILTPTKMVVENLKEPVDGALDMNYLGTNGIFLGLVVALVAVPIYCYVTEKGWTIKMPDGVPPAVSQSFEALIPSAVVMLIFFAIRIIFGLTPYETLYNFIFEILQVPLKGAGNTLTAQIIYGFACTIFWFFGINGPAVANSVFAPISKVLTMENLDAFQAHKALPNIFTDPFSNFFTNFGGGGSTLSLLIVMLLFCRSQRIKQLGKLAILPGIFGINEPIIFGLPIVLNPILIIPFNLVPLINLLLSTMVTKWGLIPYTNGVALPWTTPIGFSGYLSTGSIVASLYQFALLALGCLIYYPFIKTLDKQYIKEEQDAEMAKAEDISFDDLTEADLNL encoded by the coding sequence ATGTTTGATAAATTAGAAAAATTCTTGATGCCGTTAGCGATAAAACTGGGGAGTAATAAAGTTTTAATTGCTATTCGGGATGGCTTCTTAATCACCACCCCTTTAATTATCGTCGCTTCAATTTTCCTATTAATTGCTAACTTTCCGATTCCGCATTGGTCTGAATTTTGGGGCCAATTCTTAGGGACTGGGTGGGAAAGTTGGTTTACTAACGTTTCGCGGGCTGTCTTTAATACGGTTGGTTTTTTCACTTGTTTTAGTACGGCTTACGCTTATGGCAAACAAAAAAATACGGATGCAATTCAGGCAGCCGCAGTTGCTTTAGTGGCCTTTTTAATCCTAACACCAACTAAAATGGTTGTTGAAAATCTAAAAGAACCTGTTGATGGGGCTTTGGATATGAACTACCTTGGCACAAATGGGATTTTCTTGGGCCTAGTTGTCGCCCTTGTTGCAGTGCCCATTTATTGTTATGTCACTGAAAAAGGGTGGACGATTAAAATGCCGGACGGTGTTCCACCTGCAGTCTCGCAATCATTTGAAGCCTTAATTCCAAGTGCAGTAGTGATGCTAATTTTCTTCGCAATTCGCATTATTTTCGGATTAACACCATATGAAACACTGTATAATTTCATCTTCGAGATTTTGCAAGTGCCATTAAAAGGGGCCGGCAATACTTTAACTGCCCAGATCATCTACGGATTTGCCTGCACAATCTTCTGGTTCTTTGGTATTAATGGACCAGCAGTTGCTAACTCTGTCTTTGCACCGATTTCTAAAGTGTTAACAATGGAAAATTTAGATGCTTTCCAAGCACATAAGGCATTGCCTAACATTTTTACTGATCCCTTCTCAAACTTTTTCACTAACTTCGGTGGTGGCGGGAGTACTTTATCACTATTAATCGTGATGCTCTTATTCTGTCGCTCACAACGAATCAAACAACTTGGGAAGTTGGCTATTTTACCTGGGATTTTCGGCATTAACGAACCAATCATCTTTGGGTTGCCAATTGTGTTGAATCCGATTCTCATCATTCCATTTAACTTAGTACCACTTATCAACCTCTTGCTATCAACGATGGTAACGAAATGGGGACTGATTCCATATACCAATGGGGTGGCCTTACCATGGACAACACCAATCGGTTTTTCCGGCTACCTTTCAACTGGGAGCATTGTGGCTTCACTCTATCAATTCGCATTATTAGCATTAGGTTGTTTAATTTACTACCCATTTATTAAGACATTGGATAAACAATATATCAAAGAAGAACAAGACGCAGAGATGGCTAAAGCAGAAGATATTTCATTTGATGATTTAACGGAAGCGGACTTGAATTTGTAA
- a CDS encoding glycine/betaine/sarcosine/D-proline family reductase selenoprotein B, which translates to MEILILLDQIQAGLGGTERGDLPLGGKKMAMGSADMFEKYLEKDEKIAVTLYCGDQNFMDHKDEVSLKLAAMIKKLHPDVVICGPAFHYEQYAEMCAQTGALVTEKTDIPVVAAMSKECQSVIDQYRQRVDIVKMPKKGGTGLSDALKDILALCRIKANHGDISEFPSDKIY; encoded by the coding sequence ATGGAAATTTTAATTTTATTGGATCAAATTCAAGCAGGTTTAGGTGGCACCGAACGTGGCGATTTACCCTTGGGTGGTAAAAAAATGGCGATGGGTTCTGCCGATATGTTTGAAAAGTATTTAGAAAAAGACGAAAAAATCGCGGTGACCTTATACTGTGGTGATCAAAATTTCATGGATCACAAAGATGAGGTCAGCCTAAAGTTGGCAGCGATGATTAAAAAGTTGCACCCGGATGTTGTTATTTGTGGGCCAGCTTTTCATTATGAACAATACGCTGAAATGTGTGCCCAAACGGGGGCTTTAGTGACCGAAAAAACCGATATTCCAGTTGTCGCTGCGATGTCTAAAGAATGCCAGTCAGTAATTGATCAATATCGCCAACGTGTTGATATTGTTAAGATGCCTAAAAAAGGTGGAACTGGTTTAAGTGATGCTTTGAAAGACATCTTGGCACTCTGCCGGATAAAAGCTAATCACGGCGACATTTCTGAGTTTCCAAGCGATAAAATCTATTAA
- a CDS encoding glycine/betaine ABC transporter, with protein MIKKNKLIAFFTLIGLVTLLSACSSQTKPYDAQQKLGPQINYTITGIDAGAGIMASTQKALSTYHLEGQNWQLQTSSTAAMTSTLDKAIADKRPIVITGWQPHWMFTKYPIKFLKDPKNVFGQAEHINTIVRKGLKKDMPEAYTILDRFHWTPAEMSKVMLQVNDGVDPQKAAKDWIKANPEQVSKWTKGVKKVHGTKIKLTYVAWDSEIASTNVVAEVLRQQGYEPTIQAMEIQPMWASVATKAADAQVAAWLPKTSGLYYKDYQGKFEDLGPNLEGARVGLAVPKYMTNVNSIDDLKTK; from the coding sequence GTGATTAAGAAGAATAAATTAATAGCTTTTTTCACCTTAATTGGGTTAGTAACGTTGCTTAGTGCCTGTAGCTCACAAACTAAGCCATATGATGCTCAGCAGAAGTTAGGCCCACAAATCAATTACACGATTACTGGGATTGATGCCGGAGCTGGTATTATGGCTTCAACGCAAAAGGCTTTATCAACCTATCATTTGGAAGGCCAAAACTGGCAGTTACAAACCAGTTCAACCGCTGCGATGACCAGTACTTTGGATAAAGCAATTGCGGACAAGCGGCCAATCGTGATTACCGGTTGGCAACCGCATTGGATGTTTACTAAATATCCAATTAAGTTCTTGAAGGATCCGAAAAATGTCTTTGGGCAAGCTGAACACATCAATACGATAGTTCGAAAAGGCCTCAAAAAAGATATGCCGGAAGCTTATACCATCCTTGACCGGTTCCACTGGACACCAGCGGAAATGTCAAAAGTGATGTTACAAGTTAATGATGGTGTTGATCCGCAAAAGGCGGCTAAGGATTGGATTAAGGCTAATCCCGAACAGGTTTCTAAATGGACCAAGGGCGTTAAGAAGGTTCATGGCACGAAGATCAAGTTAACTTATGTGGCTTGGGATTCTGAAATTGCCTCAACTAATGTTGTAGCCGAAGTGCTTCGTCAACAAGGTTACGAACCAACAATTCAGGCGATGGAAATTCAACCAATGTGGGCGTCAGTTGCAACTAAAGCGGCTGATGCGCAGGTTGCTGCTTGGTTACCAAAGACATCTGGTTTATACTACAAGGATTATCAAGGTAAGTTTGAAGACTTAGGGCCTAACTTAGAAGGCGCTAGAGTTGGCTTAGCTGTGCCGAAGTATATGACCAACGTGAATTCAATTGACGATTTAAAAACGAAATAA
- a CDS encoding glutamate/gamma-aminobutyrate family transporter YjeM produces the protein MEKSKKINVKGLILMIFGSIFGFANTTIAFYLMGYASIIWYILAAIFFFLPTSLMFAEYGSSLKEARGGLYSWLEASIGKKAAFIGTFIWLASWIVWMVSTAAKVWIPFSTFLQGSDQTTTWHFIGLNGTQVVGVLGVLWILALTFLSSRGIDKIQKFASFSGMAVAFLFAAFLVVSLAIWFKTGFKLAEPIHGVTTFVKSPMASYQSPIGMLSFVVFSIFAYAGMETMGGVTDSMDHPEKTFPKGLMIATAFITLIYAIAIFMWGISTNWHQVLGGDKANMGNITYVLMQNLGYQFGHAFGMSTTAAVGIGTLFARITGLIMFISYLGAFAVLIYSPLKSFVLGTPKALWPKGFAEVNKHGMPEKAMWAQAVLVCLLIAVISFGGKAASEFYNVLTLMSNVSTSLPYLFLVTAFPYFKARKDLERPYEFFKTKASVQAVTIVVDLVLVFGIAFTIVQPMLEGSYMDAFWMVIGPIVFAIMAIALYHRYQKKVA, from the coding sequence ATGGAGAAATCAAAGAAGATTAATGTCAAGGGCTTGATCTTGATGATCTTTGGATCAATTTTTGGCTTTGCGAATACCACCATTGCCTTTTATTTAATGGGCTATGCCAGCATTATCTGGTATATCCTAGCAGCAATCTTTTTCTTTTTACCAACTTCATTGATGTTTGCCGAATACGGTTCATCATTGAAAGAAGCGCGCGGGGGGCTTTATTCATGGCTTGAAGCGTCAATCGGTAAGAAGGCTGCTTTCATCGGAACGTTTATCTGGTTAGCTTCATGGATTGTTTGGATGGTATCGACCGCTGCGAAAGTGTGGATTCCATTTTCAACTTTCTTACAAGGCTCAGACCAAACAACAACTTGGCATTTTATCGGGTTAAATGGGACCCAAGTCGTCGGTGTTTTAGGCGTGCTTTGGATTTTAGCCTTAACCTTCCTCTCAAGCCGTGGGATTGATAAGATTCAGAAGTTTGCTTCTTTCAGTGGGATGGCTGTCGCCTTTTTATTCGCAGCTTTCTTAGTGGTCAGTCTTGCAATCTGGTTCAAGACAGGCTTTAAGCTTGCTGAACCAATTCACGGTGTGACAACGTTTGTTAAGAGTCCCATGGCTTCTTATCAATCACCAATCGGGATGTTGTCGTTCGTTGTCTTTTCAATCTTCGCCTATGCGGGGATGGAAACAATGGGTGGCGTGACGGATAGTATGGACCATCCAGAAAAAACTTTCCCTAAGGGGTTAATGATTGCGACAGCCTTCATTACCTTAATCTACGCGATTGCAATCTTCATGTGGGGGATTTCAACGAACTGGCACCAAGTTTTAGGTGGCGATAAAGCCAACATGGGGAATATCACGTATGTCTTGATGCAAAATTTAGGCTATCAATTCGGCCACGCATTTGGCATGTCAACGACAGCCGCCGTTGGAATCGGGACGTTATTTGCTCGAATCACTGGTTTAATTATGTTTATCAGTTACCTCGGGGCCTTTGCCGTCCTCATTTATTCACCATTAAAATCATTTGTACTGGGAACACCTAAAGCATTATGGCCCAAAGGCTTTGCTGAAGTTAATAAACACGGGATGCCTGAAAAGGCGATGTGGGCACAAGCCGTTTTGGTTTGTTTATTAATTGCTGTTATTTCATTTGGGGGTAAAGCTGCCAGCGAATTCTACAACGTATTAACCTTGATGTCGAACGTTTCAACATCATTACCTTATCTCTTCTTAGTGACTGCCTTTCCTTACTTTAAGGCGCGCAAAGATTTAGAGCGCCCTTACGAATTCTTCAAGACTAAAGCATCAGTGCAAGCTGTAACAATTGTTGTCGATTTAGTCTTAGTCTTCGGGATTGCCTTCACGATTGTGCAACCAATGCTAGAAGGTAGCTATATGGATGCTTTCTGGATGGTCATCGGGCCCATCGTCTTTGCAATTATGGCGATTGCGCTTTACCACCGTTATCAAAAGAAGGTCGCTTAA
- a CDS encoding glutamyl aminopeptidase has product MLNQETIDLMQALTDINGVASNERLVAARLKQDYAQLADEVIYDNLGSIYAVKKSQTPNAPHVMVSGHMDEVGLIVTKVLDNGLLQALLLGDMPTNSLLGASVQGDFAGETYQGTILAQTENNQVVDKTNKVQVDLGFLSKAAVEKAGVQLGDTLSFATAFVQTEGGALMSRNWNGRYAPILGIELLQALQNVELPFDLYVGCTVQEQVGLRGIQTATNKVTPDLAIMLDTDAAFDYQTDSDDRIGVLGDGVLLNYYDKTVLPNRLLLQTFRETCEQDQIPYQYYYSLADSEAGWVNKLRTGCPTLFVNIPVRNMNTPRSVIAAADYQAAKAGLIQFIKQIDNDSLQAFKAENR; this is encoded by the coding sequence ATGCTAAATCAAGAAACAATCGACCTGATGCAGGCACTAACCGATATTAACGGGGTTGCTAGCAATGAACGGTTAGTTGCAGCGCGTTTAAAACAAGATTATGCGCAACTAGCGGATGAAGTGATTTACGATAACTTAGGGTCGATTTATGCAGTGAAAAAAAGTCAAACACCAAATGCGCCGCATGTAATGGTTTCGGGGCATATGGACGAGGTTGGTCTAATCGTGACTAAAGTGTTGGATAATGGCTTATTGCAAGCTTTATTACTCGGCGACATGCCCACTAATAGTTTGTTAGGGGCTAGTGTCCAAGGCGATTTTGCTGGGGAAACTTATCAAGGCACAATTTTAGCCCAAACGGAAAATAATCAAGTTGTTGATAAGACGAATAAAGTGCAAGTCGACCTTGGCTTTTTAAGTAAAGCAGCAGTTGAAAAGGCTGGTGTGCAGTTAGGTGATACGCTCAGTTTTGCAACGGCATTTGTTCAAACTGAAGGTGGTGCTTTGATGAGTCGTAATTGGAATGGCCGCTATGCACCTATTCTGGGGATTGAATTATTACAAGCCTTGCAAAATGTTGAGTTGCCATTTGATTTATATGTGGGCTGCACAGTTCAGGAACAAGTTGGTTTACGGGGAATTCAGACGGCGACGAATAAAGTGACGCCTGATTTAGCAATCATGTTAGATACAGATGCTGCATTTGATTATCAAACTGATTCTGATGACCGGATTGGCGTTTTAGGGGATGGCGTCTTATTAAACTACTATGACAAAACGGTTTTACCTAATCGATTATTACTCCAAACTTTCCGTGAAACTTGTGAACAAGATCAAATTCCTTATCAATATTACTATTCACTGGCTGATTCTGAAGCCGGTTGGGTGAATAAGTTACGAACAGGTTGTCCAACGCTTTTCGTGAATATTCCGGTTAGAAATATGAATACGCCTCGCTCGGTAATTGCTGCTGCTGATTATCAAGCTGCTAAGGCGGGATTGATTCAATTTATTAAGCAAATCGATAATGATAGTCTTCAAGCGTTTAAAGCAGAAAATCGATAA
- a CDS encoding glycine betaine/L-proline ABC transporter ATP-binding protein has product MTVKLQVKDLTKIFGKRVPRAKELLKQGKSKAEILKETGATIGVDRANFEVESGEIFVIMGLSGSGKSTLVRMINRLIEPTEGSVLIDNEDLMQIDKKELLEVRRKKMSMVFQNFGLFPNRTILDNTSYGLEIQGIDKQTRDQKANEALDLVGLNGYGEQYPTQLSGGMQQRVGLARALANDPEILLMDEAFSALDPLNRSDMQDQLLDLQETMHKTIIFISHDLNEALKIGDHIMIMKDGEIVQTGTPEDILTRPADEYVEKFIENVDRSKVYTAGNVMIRPTTVNIEKDGPRLALKRMRENEVSTVYVVNNKRELVGIIDAQDVLELVRQESRDLQSVVNANVPTTTEETPIAEILDDISQTGIPFAVLNEKKQLRGIIIRGAVLGALAGNEVNHFA; this is encoded by the coding sequence ATGACTGTCAAATTACAAGTCAAAGATTTAACGAAGATATTTGGTAAGCGGGTGCCGCGGGCCAAAGAACTATTGAAGCAAGGGAAGAGCAAAGCTGAGATTCTAAAGGAAACAGGTGCGACAATCGGTGTCGACCGGGCTAACTTTGAAGTCGAATCTGGCGAAATATTCGTTATTATGGGACTATCTGGTAGTGGAAAATCAACATTGGTACGGATGATTAACCGGTTGATTGAACCAACTGAAGGTAGTGTATTGATAGATAACGAAGATTTAATGCAGATTGATAAGAAAGAATTACTTGAGGTCCGGCGCAAGAAAATGAGCATGGTCTTTCAGAATTTCGGACTTTTCCCAAACCGCACAATCCTAGACAACACTTCTTATGGATTGGAAATTCAAGGGATTGATAAACAAACGCGCGATCAAAAAGCTAATGAAGCGTTAGATCTCGTTGGGTTAAATGGTTATGGTGAACAATATCCAACGCAATTATCTGGTGGGATGCAACAACGGGTTGGCTTAGCCCGGGCTTTAGCCAATGATCCAGAAATCCTATTAATGGACGAAGCTTTCTCAGCGTTAGATCCATTGAACCGTTCAGACATGCAAGATCAATTACTTGATTTGCAAGAAACAATGCACAAAACAATTATCTTTATTAGTCATGATTTAAATGAAGCCCTTAAAATTGGCGATCACATTATGATTATGAAAGATGGCGAAATTGTTCAAACTGGGACACCGGAAGATATTTTAACGCGCCCAGCTGATGAATATGTTGAGAAATTTATCGAAAATGTCGATCGTAGTAAAGTTTATACGGCCGGCAACGTTATGATTCGCCCGACAACGGTCAATATCGAAAAAGATGGCCCCCGCTTAGCCTTGAAACGTATGCGTGAAAATGAAGTTTCAACTGTTTATGTTGTCAATAACAAGCGTGAATTGGTGGGGATTATCGATGCTCAGGATGTCCTAGAATTAGTCCGTCAAGAAAGTCGTGATCTTCAATCCGTCGTTAATGCAAACGTACCGACAACCACTGAAGAAACACCAATTGCGGAGATTCTAGATGATATTTCACAAACCGGGATTCCATTTGCCGTCTTAAATGAGAAAAAACAATTACGTGGGATCATCATTCGCGGTGCCGTTTTAGGCGCACTTGCAGGAAACGAGGTGAACCATTTTGCTTAA